From a single Arachis hypogaea cultivar Tifrunner chromosome 3, arahy.Tifrunner.gnm2.J5K5, whole genome shotgun sequence genomic region:
- the LOC112734150 gene encoding PLASMODESMATA CALLOSE-BINDING PROTEIN 2, protein MALFLYFLLLLALTGHSNALYCLCKDGVGDQALQKAIDYACGNGADCSAILQNGACYQPNTVKDHCNYAVNSYYQRKGNAQDSCDFSGAASTSQNPPSTSSGCVYPSSPSNAGSGSTTPSTGTPGTSPSTTPSTGTGTGNGTSTGTGFGTGSPTGVFGISPSSSTGVNDGSGAALSPLQGTKTMFLMSLFLTLLLVLRV, encoded by the exons ATGGCCCTTTTCCTCTATTTCCTGCTTCTCTTGGCCCTCACTGGCCATTCAA ATGCTCTGTACTGTTTATGCAAAGATGGTGTAGGTGATCAAGCACTTCAGAAAGCAATAGATTATGCTTGTGGGAATGGAGCTGattgtagtgctattctccaaaatGGAGCTTGTTACCAACCAAACACTGTGAAAGATCACTGTAACTATGCTGTTAATAGCTATTACCAAAGGAAGGGTAATGCTCAAGACAGCTGTGATTTTTCTGGTGCTGCTTCCACTAGTCAAAATCCACCTT CTACATCTTCTGGTTGTGTTTACCCCTCAAGTCCTAG CAATGCTGGATCAGGCTCTACAACACCCTCAACCGGTACACCAGGAACATCACCTTCCACTACACCATCAACAGGCACCGGCACCGGCAACGGCACCAGCACCGGCACCGGTTTTGGCACAGGGAGTCCTACTGGTGTGTTTGGAATAAGTCCATCATCTTCAACTGGTGTCAATGATGGGAGTGGAGCTGCTTTGAGTCCTTTACAAGGCACCAAAACCATGTTTCTAATGTCCCTTTTTCTTACCTTATTGTTAGTCTTGAGGGTCTAA
- the LOC112734151 gene encoding alpha/beta hydrolase domain-containing protein VTE7 isoform X2, with protein MMGALSLAYPFSRVTATKVSEAQAKPNNGFPSFLPKQVHTIKDPFARNLAMRIHRLPVSVKFSENPIMSSCVKPLMIQNKANPVVLLHGFDSSCLEWRYTFPLLEEAGFETWAFDILGWGFSDLEKLTSCDVVSKREHFYEFWKSYIKRPMILVGPSLGSAVAIDFAVNYPEAVEKLVLIDASVYTEGTGNLATLPRLIAYAGAYVLKSVPLRLYANYLTFNDISFSTSLDWTNIGRLHCLFPWWEDATVDFMISGGYNVVSQIRKVKQKTLIIWGENDRIISNKLAVQLHCELSDAIIRQIPDCGHLPHVERPASVVKFIIEFVQRETKLVNQCVSAE; from the exons ATGATGGGTGCTTTATCATTGGCATATCCATTCAGCAGAGTCACAGCCACCAAAGTAAGTGAAGCTCAAGCTAAACCTAACAATGGCTTCCCTTCGTTTCTTCCGAAGCAAGTTCACACAATCAAAGACCCCTTTGCTCGAAACCTCGCCATGCGTATTCACCGGCTACCCGTTTCT GTTAAGTTCTCAGAGAATCCTATCATGAGTAGTTGTGTGAAGCCATTAATGATACAGAACAAGGCAAATCCAGTTGTCCTTCTTCATGGTTTCGACAG CTCATGTTTAGAATGGAGATATACATTTCCATTGCTTGAGGAGGCTGGTTTTGAGACATGGGCCTTTGACATTCTCGGTTGGGGATTCTCCGATCTAG AAAAACTTACTTCATGTGATGTGGTATCAAAGCGCGAACACTTCTATGAG TTTTGGAAGTCTTACATCAAAAGGCCAATGATATTGGTTGGACCAAGCCTTGGCTCAGCTGTCGCCATTGATTTTGCAGTCAATTATCCGGAAGCT GTGGAAAAGCTTGTTTTGATTGATGCTAGTGTATATACAGAGGGAACAGGAAACCTAGCAACCTTACCTAGACTTATAGCCTATGCCGGG GCATATGTATTGAAGAGTGTTCCATTACGGTTGTATGCAAACTATTTGACGTTCAATGACATTTCTTTCAGTACCAGCCTTGATTGGACTAAT ATCGGCCGCTTGCATTGTTTGTTTCCATGGTGGGAGGATGCTACAGTGGATTTTATGATTAGTGGTGGTTATAATGTTGTTTCCCAGATAAGAAAG GTAAAGCAGAAAACACTTATCATTTGGGGAGAGAATGACCGGATCATCAGCAATAAGCTTGCTGTG CAACTGCACTGTGAGTTATCTGATGCAATTATACGCCAAATACCAGATTGCGGCCACCTTCCACATGTCGAAAGACCGGCTTCTGTCGTCAAATTCATTATTGAGTTTGTTCAGAGAGAAACCAAGTTAGTAAATCAATGTGTTTCAGCAGAATGA
- the LOC112734151 gene encoding alpha/beta hydrolase domain-containing protein VTE7 isoform X1, translating to MMGALSLAYPFSRVTATKVSEAQAKPNNGFPSFLPKQVHTIKDPFARNLAMRIHRLPVSVKFSENPIMSSCVKPLMIQNKANPVVLLHGFDSSCLEWRYTFPLLEEAGFETWAFDILGWGFSDLAEKLTSCDVVSKREHFYEFWKSYIKRPMILVGPSLGSAVAIDFAVNYPEAVEKLVLIDASVYTEGTGNLATLPRLIAYAGAYVLKSVPLRLYANYLTFNDISFSTSLDWTNIGRLHCLFPWWEDATVDFMISGGYNVVSQIRKVKQKTLIIWGENDRIISNKLAVQLHCELSDAIIRQIPDCGHLPHVERPASVVKFIIEFVQRETKLVNQCVSAE from the exons ATGATGGGTGCTTTATCATTGGCATATCCATTCAGCAGAGTCACAGCCACCAAAGTAAGTGAAGCTCAAGCTAAACCTAACAATGGCTTCCCTTCGTTTCTTCCGAAGCAAGTTCACACAATCAAAGACCCCTTTGCTCGAAACCTCGCCATGCGTATTCACCGGCTACCCGTTTCT GTTAAGTTCTCAGAGAATCCTATCATGAGTAGTTGTGTGAAGCCATTAATGATACAGAACAAGGCAAATCCAGTTGTCCTTCTTCATGGTTTCGACAG CTCATGTTTAGAATGGAGATATACATTTCCATTGCTTGAGGAGGCTGGTTTTGAGACATGGGCCTTTGACATTCTCGGTTGGGGATTCTCCGATCTAG CAGAAAAACTTACTTCATGTGATGTGGTATCAAAGCGCGAACACTTCTATGAG TTTTGGAAGTCTTACATCAAAAGGCCAATGATATTGGTTGGACCAAGCCTTGGCTCAGCTGTCGCCATTGATTTTGCAGTCAATTATCCGGAAGCT GTGGAAAAGCTTGTTTTGATTGATGCTAGTGTATATACAGAGGGAACAGGAAACCTAGCAACCTTACCTAGACTTATAGCCTATGCCGGG GCATATGTATTGAAGAGTGTTCCATTACGGTTGTATGCAAACTATTTGACGTTCAATGACATTTCTTTCAGTACCAGCCTTGATTGGACTAAT ATCGGCCGCTTGCATTGTTTGTTTCCATGGTGGGAGGATGCTACAGTGGATTTTATGATTAGTGGTGGTTATAATGTTGTTTCCCAGATAAGAAAG GTAAAGCAGAAAACACTTATCATTTGGGGAGAGAATGACCGGATCATCAGCAATAAGCTTGCTGTG CAACTGCACTGTGAGTTATCTGATGCAATTATACGCCAAATACCAGATTGCGGCCACCTTCCACATGTCGAAAGACCGGCTTCTGTCGTCAAATTCATTATTGAGTTTGTTCAGAGAGAAACCAAGTTAGTAAATCAATGTGTTTCAGCAGAATGA
- the LOC112734152 gene encoding uncharacterized protein, whose translation MDRPPSQRPQTPFTPPMPRQPDSTSSILVPFLIFLAIVAMVLVPSGSPSFKNSLSILHQVPEGHVGVYWRGGALLKTISDPGFHLKMPFITQYEPVQVTLQTDMVTDIPCGTKGGVMINFGKIEVVNRLSKEFVYETLLNYGVEYDKTWIYDKIHHEINQFCSSHSLQQVYIDVFDQIDEKMKDALQVDCTRYAPGIEIISVRVTKPTIPDSIRRNFEQMEEERTKVLIAIEKQKVAEKEAETMKKMAISEAEKNANVSRILMEQKLLEKDSARRQEEIENAMYLAREKSLADADFYRVTKEAEANKLKLTPEFLELKFIESIANNTKIFFGDKVPNMILDQRVFGNYLQEVSRGAAKMVKVDA comes from the exons ATGGATCGCCCGCCGTCGCAACGACCACAAACACCTTTCACTCCTCCGATGCCGCGCCAACCTGATTCCACCTCCTCGATTCTCGTCCCCTTCCTCATCTTCCTCGCCATTGTCGCCATG GTTCTGGTTCCTTCGGGATCACCATCCTTCAAAAATTCATTATCCATTCTGCACCAAGTTCCGGAAGGGCATGTGGGAGTATATTGGAGGGGAGGTGCCCTTTTGAAAACCATTTCGGATCCAG GTTTCCATCTAAAAATGCCTTTCATAACTCAGTATGAACCTGTACAAGTGACACTTCAGACAGATATG GTGACAGATATACCATGTGGTACTAAAGGTGGTGTCATGATTAATTTTGGGAAGATCGAG GTTGTTAACCGACTCAGCAAAGAATTTGTCTATGAGACATTGCTCAATTATGGTGTGGAGTATGATAAGACATGGATATATGATAAAATTCATCATGAGATTAATCAGTTCTGCAGCTCTCACAGTCTTCAACAAGTCTATATAGATGTGTTTGATCAG ATTGATGAAAAGATGAAAGATGCTCTTCAAGTTGACTGCACCCGCTATGCTCCGGGTATTGAGATCATCAGTGTCCGTGTAACAAAACCCACAATTCCGGATAGCATAAGACGAAACTTCGAACAAATGGAAGAGGAGCGTACTAAG GTCTTAATTGCTATTGAGAAGCAGAAAGTAGCTGagaaggaggcagagacaatgaaGAAGATGGCTATTAGTGAGGCTGAGAAGAATGCTAATGTTAGCAGGATCCTTATGGAGCAAAAGTTGTTGGAAAAGGATAGTGCTAGAAGACAAGAAGAAATCGAGAATGCAATGTACCTGGCACGTGAAAAGAGTCTTGCAGATGCAGATTTCTACCG TGTAACAAAGGAAGCTGAAGCAAACAAGTTGAAGCTTACCCCTGAATTTCTTGAGCTTAAGTTTATCGAGTCCATTGCTAATAATACGAAGATTTTCTTTGGAGACAAG GTTCCAAACATGATTTTGGATCAGAGGGTATTTGGAAACTACCTTCAAGAAGTTTCTAGAGGGGCAGCTAAGATGGTCAAGGTCGATGCGTAA
- the LOC112734153 gene encoding nuclear transport factor 2: MAVSDGSPTPQMVGNAFVEQYYSILHQDPGQVHRFYHDTSVLSRPEDDGTMTTVTTIEDINKKILSLDYTSFRVEILSADAQPSYKEGVMVVVTGCLTGSDNLKRKFTQSFFLAPQDKGYYVLNDVFRYVDEYNSIEIESVPVNDVAESAQADTFTPEPEPIPVPESIPPSQAATVDAETSISKEASQPLENGKLSAADSVVPVNHVKEPNHQEHQPSIEKVASNMQDDAPKKSFASIVNALKENAAPFHVRTSPVKPVEQPRVSNVPALEPQAPAPVPDSPLEKNTENTGKAYAIFVANLPLNATVEQLERVFKKFGPIKRDGIQVRSNKQQGSCFGFVEFESATSMQGALEASPPVMLDNRKLSIEERRANNDRVRYPSGRGGYRNDRNENFRGRGNFGGSRGGGGGSYMNRNDFEKRNEFSGRPRGGNANGRSNGEAVPRSYANGGKVARQPVKVQ, encoded by the exons ATGGCAGTGTCTGATGGATCCCCGACCCCGCAGATGGTTGGCAATGCTTTTGTGGAGCAGTATTACTCTATCCTGCATCAAGATCCAGGCCAAGTTCATAGATTTTACCATGATACCAGTGTCCTAAGTCGGCCTGAAGATGACGGTACCATGACAACGGTGACCACTATAGAA GACATCAATAAAAAGATACTATCACTGGACTACACAAGCTTTAGGGTAGAGATTTTGAGTGCTGATGCTCAGCCGTCTTATAAAGAAGGGGTGATGGTTGTCGTGACTGGCTGCTTAACTGGAAGTGACAATTTGAAGAGGAAGTTTACTCAGTCATTTTTCCTAGCTCCACAGGACAAAGGATACTATGTTTTGAATGATGTATTTAGATATGTTGATGAATACAACTCAATTGAGATTGAGTCTGTGCCAGTGAATGATGTTGCTGAAAGTGCCCAAGCTGATACTTTTACCCCTGAACCAG AGCCAATCCCTGTTCCTGAAAGCATTCCACCTAGTCAAGCAGCTACTGTGGATGCTGAAACTAGCATCAGCAAAGAAGCAAGTCAACCACTGGAGAATGGAAAATTGTCTGCTGCTGATTCTGTTGTTCCAGTTAATCATGTGAAAGAACCAAACCATCAGGAACATCAACCAAGCATTGAGAAAGTTGCTTCTAATATGCAGGATGATGCTCCAAAGAAGTCTTTTGCATCCATT GTGAATGCATTGAAAGAAAATGCTGCTCCCTTCCATGTGAGGACATCCCCTGTGAAACCTGTTGAACAACCACGTGTATCTAATGTGCCTGCATTAGAACCTCAAGCACCTGCACCTGTCCCTGACAGTCCGTTGGAAAAGAACACTGAGAATACAG GGAAGGCTTATGCAATATTTGTTGCAAACTTGCCATTGAATGCAACAGTAGAACAACTAGAACGGGTCTTCAAGAAATTTGGGCCCATTAAACGTGATGGTATTCAAGTGAGAAGTAACAAG CAACAAGGATCGTGCTTTGGTTTTGTGGAATTTGAATCTGCTACTTCAATGCAAGGAGCCCTTGAG GCCTCTCCTCCGGTTATGTTGGACAACCGTAAACTTTCAATTGAAGAAAGGCGAG CCAATAATGATAGGGTGAGATATCCATCAGGACGGGGTGGATACCGAAATGATAGAAATGAAAACTTCAGGGGCCGTGGCAACTTTGGAGGTAGTCGTGGCGGAGGTGGCGGCAGCTATATGAACAGGAATGATTTTGAGAAGCGGAATGAGTTCTCTGGTCGACCTCGTGGAGGCAATGCTAATGGTCGGAGCAATGGAGAAGCTGTTCCAAGGAGTTATGCAAATGGAGGGAAGGTTGCCCGTCAACCAGTGAAGGTTCAGTAA
- the LOC112734155 gene encoding uncharacterized protein — translation MCGIALIVSAIRITSSSLTSPPPATEKLSFSVDDVKEALRRRGPDSLGVKKVSLQRSVLGRNHISSSFIAAGDEGHGFCSQGNDDNGECTAQLHFIGATLQLRGSNPLVQPLVDASGNVLVYNGEIFGGLDIASDCNDAEFLLQTLGRCCSCGYCATAQCARSGKSTVPDVLSTIKGPWAIIYWQDSSRTLWFGRDAFGRRSLLVHWPTQDDSTFLLSSVSPIFPTEQTSEYETHNGLSCPSYWEELPCGIYSLDVDGSKSNGHMAGELKLHEYTNSMLKELIKWERTSIEPNSEDLQIYKCSTQSTIPVPAHVLLNALHESVLRRTSMYTIYQAAISSTKEENFVPVAILFSGGLDSMILAALLDQCLDQSYQIDLLNVSFDGQFAPDRISAKAGLKELKRVAPSRRWRLVEIDSELSDLVFETSHVMSLINPANTYMDLNIGIALWLAAGGDGWVSGANIDDNDDENPARAKYKSSARILLVGSGADEQCAGYGRHRTSYSRGSWLGLHEEMKLDMQRIWKRNLGRDDRCIADNGKEARFPFLDEDVIRVLLNFPLWEIANLDQPSGIGDKRILREVAALLGLNEAAILPKRAIQFGSRIARESNRKNFGSNRAANQASAGSVRIDKRSNYS, via the exons ATGTGCGGAATCGCATTGATTGTCTCTGCCATTCGCATCACCTCATCCTCCTTAACATCCCCACCTCCTGCAACTGAGAAA CTGTCGTTCTCCGTGGATGACGTCAAGGAAGCTCTCCGGAGAAGGGGTCCCGACAGTTTAGGTGTAAAGAAAGTCTCCCTGCAACGCAGCGTTTTGGGGAGAAACCATATCTCATCTTCCTTCATAGCAGCAGGTGATGAAGGACACGGATTCTGTTCTCAAGGGAATGATGATAATGGAGAATGTACGGCGCAGCTTCATTTCATTGGTGCAACTTTGCAGCTCAGGGGAAGCAATCCTCTTGTTCAGCCTCTCGTAGATGCATCTGGAAATGTTCTTGTGTATAATG GTGAGATTTTTGGAGGACTTGACATTGCAAGTGATTGCAATGATGCTGAATTCCTCTTGCAAACTCTAGGAAGGTGTTGCTCCTGTGGTTATTGTGCTACCGCCCAGTGTGCTAGAAGTGGGAAGAGTACTGTTCCAGATGTTCTTTCTACTATTAAAGGGCCGTGGGCTATCATCTATTGGCAG GATAGTTCACGGACTCTCTGGTTTGGCCGAGATGCATTTGGTAGAAGGAGCCTCCTTGTTCACTGGCCTACACAAGATGACTCCACCTTCCTGCTTTCTTCTGTCTCACCTATTTTTCCTACTGAGCAGACCTCTG AGTATGAAACACATAATGGACTCAGTTGTCCTAGTTACTGGGAGGAGCTACCATGTGGGATATATAGTCTGGATGTGGATGGTTCAAAATCAAATGGACATATGGCTGGTGAGCTCAAGCTACATGAATACACAAATTCCATGTTAAAGGAACTTATTAAGTGGGAGAGAACTTCCATTGAACCCAACTCTGAAGACCTGCAGATATACAAAT GCTCAACTCAGTCAACAATTCCAGTGCCAGCTCATGTTTTGCTAAATGCTTTACACGAGTCTGTGTTGCGGCGTACTTCAATGTATACAATATACCAG GCAGCAATATCGAGTACTAAAGAAGAGAACTTTGTTCCTGTGGCCATTCTTTTCTCTGGTGGTCTGGATTCTATGATACTTGCAGCATTATTAGATCAATGCCTAGATCAAAGTT ATCAAATTGATCTACTTAATGTAAGCTTTGATGGTCAGTTTGCTCCAGATAGAATATCTGCCAAGGCTGGGTTAAAAGAACTGAAAAGAGTTGCACCTTCCAGAAG GTGGAGACTTGTGGAGATTGATTCTGAATTGTCAGACTTGGTGTTCGAAACTAGTCATGTTATGTCACTCATAAATCCTGCTAATACCTACATG GATCTTAATATTGGAATAGCTTTATGGCTCGCTGCTGGTGGTGATGGATGGGTGTCTGGTGCAAATatagatgataatgatgatgaaaatcCTGCACGAGCTAAGTATAAGTCCAGTGCAAGGATTCTCCTTGTTGGTTCTGGCGCTGATGAACAATGTGCTGGGTATGGTCGACATAGAACAAGTTATAGTCGAGGAAG TTGGCTGGGGCTACACGAAGAAATGAAACTAGACATGCAAAGAATCTGGAAAAGAAATTTAGGGAGAGATGATAGATGTATTGCTGATAATGGAAAGGAG GCTAGATTTCCATTCTTGGATGAGGATGTGATTAGGGTTTTGCTCAACTTTCCTTTGTGGGAGATTGCCAACCTTGATCAACCTAGTGGCATCGGTGATAAAAGGATTTTAAGAGAG GTTGCAGCATTGCTTGGTTTGAATGAGGCAGCAATTCTGCCAAAACGGGCAATCCAG TTTGGCTCTAGAATTGCAAGGGAATCAAATCGAAAGAACTTTGGGAGTAATCGAGCAGCAAATCAGGCTTCTGCAGGCAGTGTTAGGATTGATAAAAGATCGAACTATAGTTGA